The Porites lutea chromosome 4, jaPorLute2.1, whole genome shotgun sequence genome contains a region encoding:
- the LOC140934200 gene encoding uncharacterized protein, whose protein sequence is MCRKLEGTKNSTVHGNLEVDFQLEFNNQALARSSVRRVFWVIQNGTLDGILLQKGSLLPHGLALPVFPNKWPSGDYGLPKPTSGCPDKNWREGFRYQDSENVQNTNLISNGSHLSGRVSQHGVRQEFCMHHDTPAGESIPWPRGKYCIYRKGGKCPLGLSEGWIRWDDENTKIDFPNSLGGDLPDGIYGQNTLIYFCCSISGRKSAAISLPYKTPFYLIAYGSSECQQVRYHKVTSEYLEFDDEDQENTNSHSRISPYGASEDPYNNRLYYCYYQPSKSFLFELLRYRIRGV, encoded by the exons ATGTGCAGGAAACTCGAGGGAACTAAAAATTCTACGGTGCACGGAAATCTCGAGGTGGATTTTCAGTTGGAATTTAACAACCAGGCTCTAGCAAGAAGCAGTGTTCGTCGTGTTTTCTGGGTGATACAAAATGGTACTTTGGATGGAATACTTCTTCAAAAAGGATCGTTATTGCCGCATGGGCTAG ctttACCAGTGTTTCCTAACAAGTGGCCATCAGGGGACTACGGTCTCCCAAAGCCAACTTCAGGATGTCCTGATAAAAACTGGAGAGAAGGTTTTAGATATCAAGACTctgaaaatgttcaaaatacGAACTTGATATCGAACGGAAGCCATCTCTCGGGAAGAGTGAGCCAACATGGTGTTAGACAGGAATTCTGTATGCACCATGATACACCTGCAGGTGAATCCATCCCATGGCCTCGGGGAAAGTATTGCATTTATAGGAAAGGAGGAAAATGTCCACTTGGCTTAAGCGAGG GTTGGATTCGATGGGATGATGAAAACACGAAAATAGACTTCCCAAATTCTCTGGGAGGAGATCTTCCCGATGGTATATATGGGCAAAATaccttgatttatttttgttgtagcATATCAGGAAGGAAGTCCGCTGCTATTTCCTTGCCGTATAAGACTCCGTTTTATTTGATCGCCTATGGTTCATCTGAATGCCAACAAGTCCGCTATCACAAG GTTACTTCGGAATATCTTGAATTTGACGACGAAGACCAAGAAAATACTAATTCGCATAGCAGAATATCACCTTATGGAGCATCAGAGGATCCTTATAACAACCGTCTATACTACTGTTACTATCAGCCAAGTAAGTCATTCTTGTTTGAGCTTTTGAGATATCGAATCCGTGGTGTATAA
- the LOC140934878 gene encoding phenazine O-methyltransferase PhzM-like has translation MFSGIWKSRCLSVLVSLGIPELLCESSESVSIQEIAKRTGCRTGEQIYKIMRTMAQWGIGEEISGERSFKANKAMELLRRDKGPSLGHMAAYYGSDEVWSSMLVFPDAVKNGVTAFELAHGMNIYDYMYKVDTLEYVPGKATTNNLVRDLGSQQRRCEFAHNYDRAMNMLSQLELLSSQPSVFTVYPWGKCKRIMDIGGGEGQFLSRILKLPGCEHVNGVLFDFPDVIERAKKFLAKEGIPDNRITFTMGNILKDVPQSTEVDTIIVKNLFVIFSDDEMIKVLENCHEVLIKGGKFMIVNSCNPEAGDTDHNVNSSGMHPGFRGIHIMTLCKTGRFRTKSEWLLLINRLCCKVAFKLNQVFDTGDGPTLFELLKCD, from the coding sequence ATGTTCAGTGGGATATGGAAGAGCCGTTGCTTGAGTGTTTTGGTGTCCCTAGGTATCCCGGAGCTGTTATGTGAATCTTCCGAATCCGTCAGCATTCAGGAGATCGCTAAAAGGACTGGATGTCGCACGGGCGAACAGATCTACAAAATCATGAGAACCATGGCTCAGTGGGGCATTGGAGAGGAAATTAGCGGCGAGAGGTCTTTTAAGGCTAATAAGGCCATGGAGTTGCTAAGGAGAGACAAAGGGCCGAGTCTCGGACACATGGCTGCGTATTATGGTAGCGATGAAGTGTGGAGCAGTATGTTGGTTTTTCCTGATGCGGTCAAAAATGGTGTTACAGCGTTTGAGCTTGCTCATGGCATGAACATCTACGACTACATGTACAAAGTTGACACCCTGGAGTATGTACCTGGAAAAGCGACAACGAATAATCTCGTACGAGATCTGGGTTCGCAGCAAAGAAGGTGCGAATTCGCACATAATTATGACCGCGCTATGAATATGTTATCTCAGTTGGAGCTGCTCAGTTCGCAGCCAAGCGTTTTCACCGTGTACCCCTGGGGCAAGTGCAAACGGATCATGGACattgggggaggggagggtcaGTTTTTGTCGCGCATACTTAAATTACCTGGATGTGAGCACGTCAACGGGGTTCTTTTTGATTTCCCGGATGTTATTGAACGTGCTAAAAAGTTCTTAGCAAAAGAGGGGATTCCGGATAATCGAATAACATTTACTATGGGAAATATCCTGAAAGATGTGCCGCAATCAACAGAAGTGGATACAATCATTGTCAAAAACTTGTTTGTAATTTTTAGCGATGATGAAATGATCAAAGTCTTGGAAAACTGTCATGAAGTCCTGATAAAAGGTGGAAAGTTTATGATTGTGAATAGTTGTAATCCCGAAGCTGGAGACACAGACCACAATGTAAATTCATCAGGCATGCATCCTGGCTTTCGTGGTATTCACATTATGACTCTGTGTAAGACAGGAAGATTCAGAACCAAGAGTGAGTGGTTACTGTTGATTAACAGATTGTGTTGTAAAGTGGCTTTTAAGTTAAATCAAGTATTTGACACTGGTGATGGCCCTACATTATTTGAGTTGCTTAAATGTGACTAA